The proteins below are encoded in one region of Aquisphaera giovannonii:
- the tkt gene encoding transketolase: MNQAGPRDGGETAGGKSLDELCIDTLRVLAIDAVQEANSGHPGLPMGAATMAYVLWTRFLKYNPRDPLWPDRDRFVLSAGHGSMLLYALLHLTGYDLPLGEIERFRRWGSRTPGHPERGHHTPGVELSTGPLGQGFANGVGLAIAESWLAARFNRPGHAIVDHHTYALVSDGDLMEGITHEAASLAGHLRLGKLIYLYDQNRVTLAGVTDLSFTEDVAGRFDAYGWHTRHVPDGDDVGEITRAIEEARAERDRPSLLLVRTRIGRGSPKKEGTFGAHGSPLGEDEVRATKRALGWPTTDRFYLPGEAVRHFREAVGRGAGARGRWDRLAEAYAAAHPEEWAEWRRIMGGELPEGWAGGLPSWKPEDKPVATRTAAGQALNALAARIPNILGGSADLNPSTSTALKDRGDYQPPGEAVGPGTPGAVGGAWGRSGRNLHFGVREHAMGAAVNGMAAHGGVIPYGATFLVFSDYMKPSIRLGALMGLHAVYVFTHDSIAVGEDGPTHEPVEQLVGLRAIPGLTVIRPADANEAAEAWAVAVERDGPIALALSRQNLPILDRADSREPGVRRGAYILAEAAGGRPEVILIGSGSEVFLCMKARERLAALGVAARVISMPSWELFDAQDAAYRDRVLPPAVRKRVAIEAGSPIGWERYAGSEGAVIGIDRFGASAPGEEVMERFGFTVGRVTAEALRLLGRRDEAAKEEAGGEETAVAPTGPREGHS; this comes from the coding sequence ATGAACCAGGCAGGGCCTCGGGATGGCGGCGAGACGGCGGGCGGGAAGTCGCTCGACGAGCTCTGCATCGACACGTTGCGGGTCCTCGCGATCGACGCGGTCCAGGAGGCCAACTCGGGCCATCCCGGCCTGCCGATGGGCGCCGCGACGATGGCCTACGTTCTGTGGACGAGGTTCCTGAAGTACAACCCCAGGGACCCGCTCTGGCCGGACCGCGACCGGTTCGTCCTCTCGGCCGGCCACGGCTCGATGCTGCTCTACGCCCTGCTCCACCTGACCGGCTACGACCTGCCCCTGGGCGAGATCGAGCGGTTCCGCCGGTGGGGCAGCCGGACGCCCGGCCACCCCGAGCGGGGCCACCACACCCCGGGCGTCGAGCTGTCCACCGGGCCCCTGGGCCAGGGCTTCGCCAACGGCGTCGGGCTGGCGATCGCCGAGTCGTGGCTCGCGGCCCGGTTCAACCGCCCGGGGCACGCGATCGTCGACCACCACACCTACGCGCTCGTCTCCGACGGCGACCTCATGGAGGGCATCACGCACGAGGCCGCGTCGCTGGCCGGCCACCTTCGCCTCGGCAAGCTCATCTACCTCTATGACCAGAACCGCGTCACGCTCGCCGGCGTGACGGACCTCTCCTTCACCGAGGACGTCGCCGGCCGCTTCGACGCCTACGGCTGGCACACCCGCCACGTCCCCGACGGCGACGACGTCGGCGAAATCACCCGGGCCATCGAGGAGGCCCGCGCCGAGCGGGACCGGCCCTCGCTGCTGCTGGTCCGCACCCGGATCGGCCGGGGCAGCCCGAAGAAGGAGGGGACCTTCGGCGCCCACGGCTCGCCCCTGGGCGAGGACGAGGTGCGGGCGACGAAGCGGGCCCTCGGCTGGCCGACGACGGATCGCTTCTACCTGCCCGGGGAGGCCGTGCGGCACTTCCGCGAGGCGGTCGGCCGGGGGGCCGGCGCCCGGGGCCGGTGGGATCGCCTCGCCGAGGCCTATGCGGCCGCCCATCCCGAGGAATGGGCCGAGTGGCGCCGGATCATGGGCGGAGAGCTCCCGGAAGGGTGGGCGGGCGGGCTGCCCTCGTGGAAGCCCGAGGACAAGCCGGTCGCCACGCGCACCGCGGCCGGCCAGGCGCTCAACGCCCTGGCCGCGAGGATACCCAACATCCTCGGCGGCTCCGCCGACCTCAACCCCTCGACCAGCACGGCGCTCAAGGATCGGGGCGACTACCAGCCCCCGGGGGAGGCCGTCGGGCCGGGCACCCCGGGCGCGGTCGGTGGGGCCTGGGGGCGGTCGGGCCGCAACCTCCACTTCGGCGTCCGCGAGCACGCGATGGGCGCGGCCGTCAACGGCATGGCCGCCCACGGGGGCGTCATCCCCTACGGGGCGACCTTCCTCGTCTTCTCGGACTACATGAAGCCGTCGATCCGGCTCGGCGCCCTGATGGGCCTGCATGCCGTCTACGTCTTCACCCACGACAGCATCGCCGTCGGCGAGGACGGCCCCACCCACGAGCCGGTCGAGCAGCTGGTCGGCCTGCGGGCCATCCCCGGCCTGACCGTGATCCGCCCGGCGGACGCCAACGAGGCGGCCGAGGCGTGGGCCGTGGCCGTCGAGCGGGATGGCCCGATCGCCCTCGCGTTGAGCCGGCAGAACCTGCCGATCCTCGACCGGGCGGATTCCCGCGAGCCCGGCGTGCGTCGCGGGGCGTATATCCTGGCCGAGGCCGCGGGCGGCCGGCCCGAGGTGATCCTCATCGGGTCCGGCTCCGAGGTCTTCCTCTGCATGAAGGCCCGCGAGCGCCTGGCCGCCCTCGGGGTGGCCGCGCGCGTGATCAGCATGCCGAGCTGGGAGCTCTTCGACGCCCAGGACGCCGCCTACCGCGATCGCGTCCTGCCTCCGGCCGTGCGGAAGCGGGTCGCGATCGAGGCCGGCTCGCCGATCGGATGGGAGCGATACGCCGGATCGGAGGGGGCCGTCATCGGGATCGACCGGTTCGGGGCCTCCGCCCCCGGCGAGGAGGTCATGGAGCGATTCGGCTTCACCGTCGGGCGCGTCACCGCCGAGGCCCTCCGCCTCCTCGGCCGCCGCGACGAGGCCGCCAAGGAGGAGGCGGGCGGGGAGGAGACCGCGGTCGCCCCGACCGGGCCCCGGGAGGGGCATTCGTGA
- a CDS encoding glycosyltransferase family protein has protein sequence MRKLGRMLAHDARHPATLAKRLLRKATSPLRLAALPGRIRRAPVLNLHRVDYTNLGDLKCGPYSYFDFLGGHPVVDINDLARWEGPADLGGKLIVVGGGGLLNSVFGRQWELITSDPSACLIVWGGGHNAHGSGRIDGYSHLDRCRLVGLRDYGQGHDWVPCVSCMEPGFDRPHPIRHEVVFFEGSHRPVRGVDPAIPKLTSRCMDLHRVLRFLGSGELVLTSSYHGAYWATLLGKRVVLIGVSSSKFFGMKHPPVHGTPSDWMSGGRSARVYPEALDECRGANRRFAAKVEEYVAAFSTASRAGELRLRYRRPRPC, from the coding sequence ATGCGCAAGCTCGGCCGCATGCTCGCCCACGACGCCAGGCATCCGGCAACCCTGGCGAAGAGGCTCCTCCGGAAGGCCACGAGCCCGCTCCGCCTCGCGGCGTTGCCCGGCCGGATCCGCCGCGCCCCGGTCCTGAACCTCCACCGGGTCGACTACACGAACCTGGGGGACCTGAAGTGCGGCCCCTACTCGTACTTCGACTTCCTCGGGGGCCATCCGGTCGTCGACATCAACGACCTCGCCCGCTGGGAGGGGCCCGCCGACCTCGGCGGGAAGCTGATCGTGGTGGGCGGCGGGGGCCTCCTCAATTCCGTCTTCGGACGCCAGTGGGAGCTCATCACGTCGGACCCCTCGGCCTGCCTGATCGTCTGGGGAGGCGGGCACAACGCCCACGGGAGCGGGCGGATCGACGGCTACTCCCACCTGGACCGCTGCCGCCTGGTCGGCCTGCGGGACTACGGCCAGGGCCACGACTGGGTGCCGTGCGTTAGCTGCATGGAGCCCGGATTCGACCGCCCGCATCCGATCCGGCACGAGGTCGTCTTCTTCGAGGGCAGCCACCGGCCGGTCCGGGGGGTCGATCCCGCCATCCCGAAGTTGACCAGCCGGTGCATGGATCTCCACAGGGTCCTGAGATTCCTCGGCTCGGGCGAGCTGGTGCTGACGTCGTCATACCATGGCGCCTACTGGGCCACCCTGCTCGGGAAGCGGGTGGTCCTCATCGGCGTGTCCTCCTCGAAGTTCTTCGGGATGAAACACCCGCCCGTCCACGGCACGCCCTCGGACTGGATGTCCGGCGGGCGATCCGCCCGCGTCTATCCCGAGGCGCTGGATGAGTGCCGCGGGGCCAACCGGCGGTTCGCCGCCAAGGTCGAGGAATATGTCGCGGCGTTCTCGACGGCATCGCGAGCCGGCGAGTTGCGCCTCCGGTATCGCCGGCCCAGGCCCTGCTGA
- a CDS encoding effector-associated domain EAD1-containing protein, which translates to MPVSPRRLTGQEFRELLDAILDAFPIRDSFAVVVRDSLYEPLDHITSASGTLHQVVHEVLTWAEGMGKTAELTQRLVAANPLNPHLHGVAAKLDLLGFRPERVEPAGEAPLDRPATFMDRESWYARRAAFELTVCRLYSDRPEGVPSAAGLLVAPDLVLTCGPNLYAEEPSAYARFNAGVDELGRPKGVPDALLVKEVVASNSFWGKKFFLLHLSRPLGHDLGDGPSYLSRGWLYLDPGRTASVGDGTYLLRHSSEGQIQFVFRDDSIGAAADGHIDHGHDASALAGSLIVSKDWAVIALHCGRGVSRRGTGIPIRDILDDLDRKGLDGPLKTPFQGS; encoded by the coding sequence ATGCCCGTGTCGCCGCGACGACTCACGGGGCAGGAATTCCGCGAGTTGCTAGACGCAATACTCGATGCCTTTCCCATCCGCGATTCCTTTGCGGTCGTGGTGCGCGACTCGCTCTACGAACCGCTGGACCACATTACCTCGGCGTCTGGGACGTTGCACCAGGTCGTCCACGAAGTGCTGACATGGGCAGAAGGGATGGGCAAGACCGCGGAGTTGACCCAGCGGCTGGTCGCGGCGAATCCGTTGAATCCCCATTTGCATGGGGTCGCTGCCAAGCTCGATCTCCTCGGCTTCAGACCCGAGCGAGTGGAGCCTGCGGGCGAGGCGCCACTCGACAGGCCGGCCACGTTCATGGACCGCGAGAGCTGGTACGCCCGCCGTGCGGCCTTCGAGCTGACCGTCTGCCGGCTGTATTCCGACCGACCGGAGGGCGTACCGTCGGCTGCTGGCCTGCTCGTCGCCCCAGACCTCGTCCTGACCTGCGGGCCGAATCTCTATGCGGAGGAGCCATCCGCCTACGCCCGGTTCAACGCCGGCGTAGACGAACTGGGTCGGCCGAAGGGAGTTCCAGACGCCCTTCTCGTGAAGGAGGTCGTCGCCTCAAACTCCTTCTGGGGAAAGAAATTCTTCCTTCTCCACCTTTCTCGGCCCCTGGGCCATGACCTGGGGGACGGCCCGTCCTATCTGTCCCGTGGGTGGCTCTACCTCGACCCGGGCCGGACCGCCTCGGTGGGCGACGGAACCTATCTACTACGGCACTCCTCCGAGGGGCAGATCCAGTTCGTCTTCCGCGACGACTCGATCGGGGCCGCGGCCGACGGACACATCGACCACGGGCACGACGCGTCGGCCCTGGCCGGTTCCCTGATCGTGTCGAAGGACTGGGCGGTCATCGCGCTTCACTGTGGGCGAGGAGTATCAAGACGAGGAACCGGCATCCCGATCCGGGACATCCTCGACGACCTGGACCGGAAGGGCCTGGATGGACCACTCAAGACGCCGTTCCAGGGGTCGTAG
- a CDS encoding OmpA family protein, which yields MSGFDKVGRNTGAGKFEAEIAVGPKLVCQYLVYNYNIDGNVLKPEHRDDLDRHVVPLLRDQNVHAELTGTASRSGDSEYNRQLSPGRVLRVKQHLRGKGIPESKLPGPDIRAAGEDLSTSISDEDERDRGVRIRIGMGIKALPIWPTIVVPVIVTADGPKPIDLPPPPPAPDAEGRWTIRQIHGSNASVGFGASVPFAGASVAGSLVEYHFLLVNRKTSQMAQCRFFGPGVSGGVAPADWERLPGAGKVSFGPTGGVSFTMQSKTWNNFSTRKDVDFPSFHGKAVWIEPAGLGLTTSAGVTPRLVLPDVGVTVEVSTGNTIGTPGSTLSAGTFACKEPVPLKLP from the coding sequence ATGTCGGGGTTCGACAAGGTCGGCAGGAACACCGGGGCGGGGAAGTTCGAGGCGGAGATCGCCGTCGGGCCGAAGTTGGTCTGCCAGTATCTGGTCTACAACTACAACATCGACGGCAACGTGCTGAAGCCCGAGCACAGGGACGACCTGGACCGGCACGTGGTGCCGCTCCTGCGGGACCAGAACGTCCACGCCGAGCTCACGGGGACCGCCAGCCGGAGCGGCGACTCCGAGTACAACCGCCAGCTCTCCCCGGGCCGCGTGCTGCGGGTCAAGCAGCACCTCCGCGGCAAGGGGATCCCCGAGTCGAAGCTCCCCGGCCCGGACATCCGCGCAGCCGGCGAGGACCTCTCGACGTCCATCTCGGACGAGGACGAGCGGGACCGTGGCGTGCGGATCCGGATCGGCATGGGGATCAAGGCCCTGCCCATCTGGCCGACGATCGTCGTCCCGGTGATCGTCACGGCGGACGGCCCGAAGCCGATCGACCTCCCGCCCCCCCCGCCCGCCCCGGACGCGGAGGGGCGCTGGACGATCCGCCAGATCCACGGCTCGAATGCGAGCGTGGGCTTCGGCGCCAGCGTCCCGTTCGCCGGGGCCAGCGTCGCCGGCTCCCTGGTCGAGTACCACTTCCTGCTGGTGAACCGGAAGACGTCGCAGATGGCCCAGTGCCGGTTCTTCGGGCCGGGCGTGTCGGGGGGCGTCGCGCCGGCGGACTGGGAGCGGCTCCCCGGCGCGGGGAAGGTCAGCTTCGGGCCGACGGGGGGCGTGTCCTTCACGATGCAGAGCAAGACCTGGAACAACTTCTCGACGAGGAAGGACGTCGACTTCCCCTCGTTCCACGGCAAGGCGGTCTGGATCGAGCCGGCCGGCCTGGGCCTCACGACCTCCGCGGGCGTCACCCCCCGCCTCGTCCTCCCGGACGTCGGCGTCACCGTCGAGGTCTCGACCGGCAACACCATCGGCACCCCCGGCTCCACCCTGAGCGCCGGCACCTTCGCGTGCAAGGAACCCGTGCCGCTCAAGCTGCCCTGA
- a CDS encoding MOSC domain-containing protein, which produces MGDSPGGRHVGRVAGIRRYPVKSMAAEPLDEVEVTWHGLAGDRRWAFVRGDSARSGFPWFTLRERADMRLFRPSFADPAQPDKSPTFVEAPSGETFDVADPRLGDELGPGGVRVIKQDRGVFDTFPLSLITTQSVARLGEAVGAPLDAERFRPNLLIEAAGEEPFLEDSWVGRTLRIGGMRMRVDERDARCVVITIDPETAGRNPAILRAVARDREGCLGVYGTPVEPGRIAVGDPVFLEPSA; this is translated from the coding sequence ATGGGCGACTCTCCGGGCGGGCGGCACGTCGGCCGCGTCGCGGGAATCCGGCGCTATCCGGTCAAGTCGATGGCGGCCGAGCCGCTCGACGAGGTCGAGGTCACCTGGCACGGCCTGGCGGGGGACCGCCGCTGGGCGTTCGTCCGCGGGGACTCGGCCCGGAGCGGATTCCCCTGGTTCACGCTCCGCGAGCGCGCGGACATGAGACTCTTCCGCCCGTCGTTCGCGGACCCGGCGCAGCCGGACAAGTCGCCGACGTTCGTCGAGGCCCCCTCGGGCGAGACGTTCGACGTCGCGGACCCTCGGCTCGGCGACGAGCTCGGCCCCGGCGGCGTGCGGGTCATCAAGCAGGACCGCGGCGTCTTCGACACCTTCCCGCTCTCCCTGATCACGACCCAGTCGGTCGCGCGCCTCGGCGAGGCCGTCGGCGCCCCGCTCGACGCCGAGCGGTTCCGGCCGAACCTCCTGATCGAGGCGGCCGGCGAGGAGCCCTTCCTCGAGGACTCGTGGGTGGGCCGCACCCTCCGCATCGGCGGCATGCGGATGCGTGTCGACGAGCGGGACGCCCGCTGCGTCGTCATCACGATCGACCCCGAGACCGCGGGGCGCAACCCGGCGATCCTGCGCGCCGTCGCCCGCGATCGCGAGGGCTGCCTGGGAGTCTACGGGACGCCCGTGGAGCCGGGCCGCATCGCCGTGGGCGACCCGGTGTTCCTGGAGCCTTCGGCCTGA
- a CDS encoding transaldolase family protein: protein MAVAASNSNRRDEVVAELAHTLADAPARMPAPRSDPALAKLRQVGTEPWLDTGNLDEARSLWRAELTALTTNNSLANQVVQSGLMDATIREAARRIRAEAPEVPADDLVLDLVFVVNCHIALRLAGAFGARVSVELHPGVARDVEQTVRYARRYHAVSPDRFIVKIPLTPEGYCAVARVRAEGIPVNFTLGFSARQNYLAALLAGPDYVNVFLGRLNAVVADNKLGDGKFVGEKVALASQAAVRELREARPGVPTRQIAASMRNADQMLALAGVDVFTIPPKVLAEFYARGPSPDAIRSRREEQYEVKLGNDTDKGGVEVLWTIDDAFRAFADELATRGGANLSGADLRRADRDHGTKLFADFDEAGRAAIREKGKIPDVARWRGRAALDDLMTEAALQSFHTDQAAFDAYVRKLIEAA from the coding sequence ATGGCAGTAGCGGCCTCGAATTCGAACCGGCGTGACGAGGTCGTCGCCGAGCTCGCCCACACTCTCGCAGACGCCCCGGCACGCATGCCGGCGCCTCGGAGCGACCCGGCCCTGGCCAAGCTCCGCCAGGTCGGGACCGAGCCCTGGCTGGACACGGGCAACCTGGACGAAGCCCGGTCGCTCTGGCGGGCCGAGCTGACCGCCCTCACCACGAACAACTCCCTCGCCAACCAGGTCGTCCAGTCCGGCCTGATGGACGCGACGATCCGGGAGGCGGCCCGGCGGATCCGGGCCGAGGCCCCGGAGGTCCCGGCCGACGACCTGGTCCTCGACCTCGTCTTCGTCGTCAATTGCCACATCGCGCTGAGGCTCGCCGGGGCCTTCGGCGCCCGCGTCAGCGTGGAGCTCCACCCGGGCGTCGCCCGCGACGTCGAGCAGACCGTCCGCTATGCCCGTCGCTATCACGCCGTCAGCCCGGATCGCTTCATCGTCAAGATCCCGCTGACCCCGGAGGGGTACTGCGCCGTCGCCAGGGTCCGCGCCGAGGGAATCCCGGTCAACTTCACCCTCGGCTTCTCCGCCCGGCAGAACTACCTCGCCGCCCTGCTCGCCGGGCCCGACTACGTCAACGTCTTCCTCGGGAGGCTCAACGCGGTCGTCGCCGACAACAAGCTGGGCGACGGGAAATTCGTGGGCGAGAAGGTCGCGCTCGCCTCGCAGGCGGCCGTGCGCGAACTCCGGGAGGCCCGCCCGGGCGTCCCCACCCGGCAGATCGCGGCCTCGATGCGCAACGCCGATCAGATGCTCGCGCTGGCGGGCGTGGACGTCTTCACGATCCCCCCCAAGGTCCTGGCCGAGTTCTACGCCAGGGGCCCCTCCCCGGACGCCATCCGCTCGCGGCGCGAGGAGCAGTACGAGGTGAAGCTGGGCAACGACACCGACAAGGGGGGCGTCGAGGTGCTCTGGACGATCGACGACGCGTTCCGCGCCTTCGCCGACGAGCTGGCGACGCGGGGCGGCGCGAATCTCTCCGGCGCCGACCTCCGCCGGGCGGACCGCGACCACGGCACGAAGCTGTTCGCCGACTTCGACGAGGCCGGGCGGGCGGCGATCCGGGAGAAGGGCAAGATCCCCGACGTCGCCCGGTGGCGAGGGCGGGCGGCGCTCGACGACCTGATGACCGAGGCGGCCCTCCAGTCGTTCCACACCGACCAGGCCGCGTTCGACGCCTACGTCCGCAAGCTCATCGAGGCCGCGTGA
- a CDS encoding ATP-binding protein, which translates to MSNKTISLASISSQLSDFVDRVRAAVGQKRRPLPDTGTRRRDLLAAAALLDEFDPNALSEALGPAASDERLADAEALIATCVPVAQSGGVRMRRMRTTPRRRVVAQLVADGVAADAVRRAEDELGLPVNPVLAGYLRGTSLPAADLPASQLAAALQAYEVLRDLPGVPDTRAEAAEAEARLDRESLLQTLRALAGGRFSGRARELADLIAFAGLPRRSAGELDAEVRPLLVHGPGGMGKSTLLAELLLREAVLGIPPRCPFAYLDFDRRSLSIEYPATLLYEALSQLAAFYPNAREPLREIRARWQEEFRRDRDEPMQSSLESAAFSQGRQTGRFTFEFSQALAGLAPSDRPFLLVLDTFEEVQGRSGDYVAELSGFLADLQSQLATSGGPRLRVIISGRIPVPELGVRPYPLGPLAPEAAEQFLIDLGVDRALAPRVVKQVRGVPLTLRVAAELVTQARDEVLAEGEFDGLHPIWYALQDAQIQGLLIERYLGQVVDEDVRRLAYPGLVLRRITPDVIREVLAGPCRLKFVATAAEEQGSRGRHTPETLFRALSREVSLVFRERDGVLKNLPDVRVVLLDMLAHGGWAAKMARRIHRNAVTFYERFPDLESRAEEIYHRLQLGQSQKALQQRWLPGVERLLRESLDELPPASQRILADRLELTGELEADPRRRAALDQAGWERYAARRAERQIKLNQPAEARTTLREREERLSGSKLFALEVTVLKHLQDWAGMREVAARGLAAAADAGDPKMAYELGRQLIQAILLSRDLTGAPRAIAGARGLSIKGDPVRQLAFELELDLAEIRVAQAAVAPAREPVAFAGALGTTEVSAAIEERAAWRLRELMAGPRAWGFAGLSRIAAGLLGTRYPELIREVVRRYGVAEGPLNPPRRRLLCRALVTWDEISSANRRRPDGILADAAGRPTFDQTIESWWSQLVDRQGVVNDVINSLSARFGLPDNALRRFGELFRMPPETEMFAPLHTHLLDAMTPHDLTRFVADELGEDLSKIAKGTDQRDVVRQLLSWAHEQGRFQELLDRLTTRNKPVT; encoded by the coding sequence ATGTCCAATAAGACCATCTCCCTGGCGTCCATATCGTCGCAGCTGAGCGACTTCGTGGACCGTGTACGCGCCGCCGTGGGACAGAAGCGACGCCCGCTACCCGATACCGGGACCCGGAGGCGCGACCTCCTAGCTGCTGCCGCCCTGCTCGACGAGTTCGACCCTAACGCCCTGTCGGAGGCGCTCGGCCCCGCCGCGAGCGACGAGCGGCTCGCGGACGCAGAGGCCCTCATCGCGACCTGCGTCCCGGTGGCCCAATCGGGCGGCGTTCGGATGCGGCGGATGCGGACCACGCCGCGGCGGCGGGTGGTCGCCCAGTTGGTCGCCGACGGCGTGGCGGCGGACGCCGTCCGCCGGGCCGAGGACGAGCTCGGCCTGCCGGTCAACCCCGTGCTCGCCGGCTACCTCCGAGGGACTTCCCTCCCCGCCGCCGACCTTCCGGCCAGTCAGCTCGCGGCGGCCCTGCAAGCGTACGAGGTTCTCCGCGACCTGCCTGGGGTACCCGACACCCGAGCGGAGGCGGCCGAGGCGGAGGCCCGCCTGGACCGCGAGTCCCTGCTCCAGACCCTGCGGGCGCTCGCGGGGGGCCGTTTCTCCGGGCGGGCCAGGGAGCTCGCCGACCTCATTGCGTTCGCTGGGCTCCCACGGCGTTCGGCGGGCGAGCTGGACGCCGAGGTGCGGCCCCTGCTCGTGCACGGCCCGGGCGGAATGGGTAAGTCTACGCTTCTGGCCGAGCTGCTCCTTCGCGAGGCGGTCCTGGGTATCCCGCCTCGCTGCCCCTTCGCGTACCTCGACTTCGACCGCCGTAGTCTATCCATCGAGTACCCCGCGACCCTCCTCTATGAGGCCCTCAGCCAACTCGCCGCCTTCTACCCCAACGCCCGGGAGCCCTTGCGCGAGATTCGGGCGCGCTGGCAGGAGGAGTTCCGGCGGGACCGAGACGAGCCGATGCAGTCGAGTCTGGAGAGCGCGGCGTTCTCGCAGGGGCGGCAGACCGGCAGGTTCACGTTCGAATTTTCCCAGGCCCTTGCGGGCCTTGCTCCGTCGGACCGTCCGTTCTTGCTCGTTCTGGACACGTTCGAGGAGGTGCAGGGCCGGAGCGGGGACTATGTCGCTGAGCTGTCCGGCTTTCTCGCCGACCTGCAATCGCAGCTCGCCACGTCTGGCGGGCCTCGCCTCCGGGTCATCATATCGGGCCGAATCCCGGTACCGGAGCTGGGTGTCCGGCCGTATCCGCTCGGCCCTCTGGCCCCGGAGGCGGCCGAGCAGTTCCTGATCGACCTTGGCGTCGATAGGGCGCTGGCGCCGCGTGTCGTGAAGCAGGTCCGCGGGGTGCCGCTGACCCTGCGCGTGGCAGCCGAGCTAGTTACTCAAGCGCGCGACGAGGTGCTCGCCGAGGGCGAGTTCGACGGCCTCCATCCGATCTGGTACGCCCTGCAGGACGCCCAAATTCAAGGCCTCCTGATCGAGCGATACCTGGGTCAGGTCGTTGACGAAGACGTCCGCCGGCTCGCCTACCCCGGCCTCGTTCTGCGGCGGATCACGCCTGATGTCATACGTGAGGTTCTGGCCGGGCCGTGCCGCCTGAAGTTTGTCGCTACGGCGGCCGAGGAACAGGGCAGCCGCGGTCGTCACACGCCAGAAACCCTCTTCCGGGCGCTATCGCGTGAGGTGTCGCTCGTGTTCCGCGAGCGCGATGGTGTGCTGAAGAACCTGCCCGACGTCCGGGTCGTACTGCTCGACATGCTGGCCCACGGCGGGTGGGCGGCGAAAATGGCGAGACGGATCCACCGGAACGCTGTCACGTTCTACGAAAGGTTCCCGGACCTGGAATCGCGTGCCGAGGAGATCTACCACCGGCTCCAGCTCGGACAGTCCCAGAAAGCCCTTCAGCAACGCTGGCTGCCCGGGGTCGAGCGGCTTCTGCGAGAGTCCCTTGACGAACTTCCGCCGGCATCGCAGCGGATCCTGGCCGATCGGCTCGAACTGACCGGCGAGTTAGAGGCGGACCCGCGGAGGCGGGCGGCGCTCGACCAAGCTGGCTGGGAGCGGTACGCGGCCCGGCGGGCCGAGCGGCAGATCAAGCTGAACCAGCCGGCCGAGGCGCGGACCACACTGCGAGAGCGTGAGGAGCGGCTCTCCGGAAGCAAGCTCTTCGCCCTAGAGGTTACGGTCCTTAAGCACCTTCAAGATTGGGCCGGCATGCGCGAGGTGGCGGCCCGCGGGCTCGCGGCGGCGGCCGATGCCGGCGACCCGAAGATGGCGTACGAGCTAGGCCGCCAGCTAATCCAGGCTATTCTATTGTCCCGCGACCTCACCGGTGCTCCCCGGGCGATCGCCGGGGCCCGGGGCCTCTCCATCAAGGGCGACCCAGTGCGACAGCTCGCCTTCGAACTGGAGCTAGACTTGGCGGAGATCCGGGTCGCCCAGGCGGCCGTGGCACCGGCCCGCGAACCGGTCGCGTTCGCGGGAGCCCTCGGGACGACCGAGGTGTCGGCTGCGATCGAGGAACGTGCCGCCTGGCGCCTAAGAGAATTGATGGCCGGCCCGCGGGCGTGGGGCTTCGCGGGGCTGTCCCGGATCGCGGCCGGGCTGCTGGGCACACGCTACCCGGAATTGATCCGTGAGGTCGTCCGGCGGTATGGAGTGGCCGAGGGACCGTTAAATCCGCCCCGCCGCCGGCTCCTGTGCCGTGCATTGGTCACGTGGGACGAGATCAGCTCCGCCAACCGGCGACGCCCTGACGGGATACTCGCTGATGCCGCCGGCCGGCCCACCTTCGACCAGACGATTGAGTCCTGGTGGAGCCAACTCGTGGATAGGCAAGGGGTTGTAAACGATGTGATCAACTCCCTCTCCGCCCGATTCGGCCTCCCAGACAATGCTCTGAGGCGGTTCGGGGAACTGTTCCGGATGCCTCCAGAAACGGAGATGTTTGCGCCTTTGCACACCCACCTGCTTGACGCGATGACCCCGCACGATCTCACCCGGTTCGTCGCCGACGAGCTGGGCGAGGACCTGTCCAAGATCGCGAAGGGGACCGACCAGCGGGACGTCGTGCGCCAATTGCTCTCCTGGGCTCACGAGCAGGGGCGCTTCCAGGAACTCCTCGACCGGCTGACGACCAGGAACAAGCCCGTCACGTAA